The following are from one region of the Paenibacillus sabinae T27 genome:
- a CDS encoding glycosyltransferase, whose product MKKRLLFVMNNLHCGGAEKSLISLLQTLDYSRYEVDLFLFRHEGLFMSQIPSFVNLLQAPPDNLYFNMSIKTAFADCLRKGKLKIALARLFAQFIFVTEKNAARSEQRAWKYVSASIPRINGKYDAAIGFLEKNPIYCIIDKVDAKVKIGWIHTNYASLRMDAAIDRPFFDRLDYIVTVSDECASALHKAFKAQTGKIKVIHNIVSPSIIRRMSELEMPKPPASGKGCMNITTVARLSPVKGIDLAIEACRILVEQGYPVRWNVLGYGTDSEVRDCTRLIREYGLEEYFKLLGTVDNPYPYLKSADIYVQPSRFEGKSIAVDEAKIMGKPIIVTNFSTAKEQIEHRLNGWIAGMNPEELAEGIRKVIEDEQLRARWAERLAREKLGTEAEVNKLYELIS is encoded by the coding sequence ATGAAGAAGAGGCTGCTGTTCGTGATGAATAATCTGCACTGCGGCGGCGCGGAGAAGTCCCTGATTTCCCTGCTGCAGACCCTGGATTATTCCCGCTATGAGGTCGACCTGTTTCTGTTCAGGCATGAGGGCTTGTTCATGTCCCAGATTCCGAGTTTCGTTAATTTGCTGCAGGCGCCCCCGGATAATCTTTATTTTAATATGTCGATCAAAACGGCATTCGCCGACTGCCTCCGCAAAGGCAAGCTCAAGATCGCCCTGGCCCGGTTGTTCGCGCAGTTCATCTTCGTAACGGAGAAGAACGCAGCCCGTTCGGAGCAGCGGGCGTGGAAATACGTATCCGCTTCGATTCCCCGGATTAACGGCAAGTACGATGCGGCCATCGGCTTTCTGGAGAAGAATCCGATCTACTGCATCATCGACAAGGTGGATGCGAAGGTCAAGATCGGCTGGATTCATACCAATTACGCCAGCCTGCGGATGGATGCGGCGATCGACAGGCCTTTTTTTGACCGGCTGGATTATATCGTTACCGTCTCCGACGAATGCGCCAGCGCGCTGCACAAGGCGTTTAAGGCTCAGACCGGCAAGATCAAAGTGATTCATAATATCGTATCGCCATCCATTATCCGGCGGATGTCCGAGCTGGAGATGCCGAAGCCGCCCGCTTCCGGCAAGGGCTGCATGAATATTACGACCGTGGCGAGGCTCAGTCCGGTGAAGGGAATCGACCTGGCGATCGAAGCCTGCCGGATTCTGGTGGAGCAAGGGTATCCGGTTCGCTGGAATGTTCTCGGTTACGGGACCGATTCGGAAGTCCGGGACTGTACCCGGCTGATCCGGGAGTACGGTCTGGAAGAATACTTCAAGCTGCTGGGAACGGTCGATAATCCCTATCCTTATTTGAAATCGGCGGACATTTACGTCCAGCCCTCGCGGTTCGAGGGGAAATCGATTGCCGTCGATGAAGCCAAAATCATGGGCAAACCGATCATCGTCACCAATTTCAGCACGGCCAAAGAGCAGATTGAGCATCGGCTTAACGGCTGGATCGCCGGGATGAATCCAGAGGAGCTTGCCGAAGGCATACGCAAAGTCATCGAGGACGAACAGCTGAGGGCCCGCTGGGCAGAGCGTCTCGCCCGGGAGAAGCTGGGGACGGAAGCCGAAGTGAATAAGCTGTACGAATTGATCTCGTGA
- a CDS encoding acyltransferase → MFERVKKAIALRLGRISTEQLNIEACIRQGMKVGRNCHGLGAATIDYAHCWLIEIGDNVTFAPQVYLLAHDASTKRHLDYTKIAKIVIEDGAFIGARALIMPGVTVGKNAIVAAGSIVTKSVPEGMVVAGNQARVLSTTEAYIQKHQEKMGHSDLYDENWTIGRRISPDMCRQMSDQLINGSVGYVK, encoded by the coding sequence ATGTTCGAGAGAGTAAAGAAAGCCATCGCGCTAAGGCTGGGAAGAATCAGCACGGAGCAATTGAACATCGAGGCGTGCATCCGCCAAGGAATGAAGGTCGGACGTAATTGCCACGGATTAGGTGCCGCAACCATCGACTATGCGCACTGCTGGCTGATTGAAATCGGCGACAATGTCACCTTCGCTCCGCAGGTGTATTTATTGGCTCACGACGCAAGCACCAAGCGGCATCTGGATTATACGAAGATAGCGAAGATTGTCATCGAAGACGGGGCCTTTATCGGAGCGAGGGCCTTGATCATGCCGGGCGTCACTGTGGGGAAGAACGCGATTGTGGCCGCAGGCAGCATTGTTACCAAGTCCGTGCCCGAGGGGATGGTCGTCGCCGGCAATCAGGCAAGAGTGCTGTCCACAACCGAGGCGTATATTCAAAAGCATCAGGAGAAAATGGGGCATTCGGATCTGTACGACGAGAACTGGACGATCGGCCGCCGGATTTCGCCGGACATGTGCAGGCAAATGTCGGATCAATTGATAAATGGCTCTGTCGGCTATGTGAAGTGA
- a CDS encoding glycoside hydrolase family 88 protein: MVIQILLYLIAAAAIIAAAIDLIPVWKSWFGRIHIGRYDDRRVWSRALTARGLKWLSRMPAVKVTDNTRLIALDMLRGNYTKSAIQHWQEAALLLGLGEYLRQNDDPAVRQSIQSFLDSKLDGGGRWKEQPKHVDTAILAYAILSLDFIGSDRVEPAMHAVWELIREHLGTDGTVSYRQSVKGYRYVDTVGFICPFLVAYGLKYGRPECVDLAVKQITEYEQHGMLEPHHIPVHAYNVENHVPLGLYGWGRGLGWFAIGLIDAWSQLPPDHRHKPVLERSVERYAEAVMRFQQPDGSWRWTVTRGECRPDSSAVATLAWFLQGASAIGRISVECRLSAEAAMRYLMGVTRRSGAVDFSQGDTKDIGVYSTLFDVLPFTQGYAIRAVNRYLNTFHEKGEPR; encoded by the coding sequence ATGGTCATACAGATTCTTCTCTATTTGATTGCTGCCGCTGCTATAATCGCCGCTGCCATTGATCTTATCCCGGTCTGGAAAAGCTGGTTTGGCCGGATACATATCGGCCGCTACGATGACAGGCGAGTCTGGAGCCGCGCTCTGACCGCGAGAGGCCTTAAGTGGCTGAGCCGAATGCCCGCGGTGAAAGTCACCGATAATACCCGGCTCATCGCGCTGGATATGCTCCGGGGGAATTACACGAAGAGCGCGATCCAGCACTGGCAGGAGGCCGCCCTGCTGCTCGGCCTGGGCGAATATTTGCGGCAAAACGACGATCCCGCCGTAAGGCAGAGCATTCAGAGTTTTCTGGACTCGAAGCTGGACGGCGGCGGCCGCTGGAAGGAACAGCCGAAGCATGTCGACACCGCCATTCTGGCCTACGCGATCCTCAGCCTTGATTTTATCGGATCAGACCGGGTTGAGCCGGCCATGCACGCCGTCTGGGAGTTGATCCGGGAGCACCTGGGGACGGACGGAACCGTAAGCTACCGCCAGTCGGTAAAAGGGTACCGCTACGTGGACACGGTCGGATTCATCTGTCCTTTCCTCGTGGCCTACGGACTCAAGTACGGCCGGCCCGAGTGCGTCGATCTGGCGGTGAAGCAGATCACTGAATACGAGCAGCACGGCATGCTGGAGCCCCATCATATCCCCGTGCACGCTTACAACGTGGAGAACCATGTCCCGCTTGGGCTGTACGGCTGGGGCAGAGGGCTAGGCTGGTTCGCCATCGGGCTGATCGACGCCTGGAGCCAGCTTCCCCCGGATCACCGGCATAAGCCGGTTCTGGAGCGCAGCGTGGAGAGGTACGCCGAGGCGGTGATGCGCTTCCAGCAGCCGGACGGCAGCTGGCGATGGACGGTCACCCGGGGCGAATGCAGGCCGGACTCCTCGGCGGTGGCTACCCTGGCCTGGTTTCTGCAGGGCGCTTCGGCCATCGGCCGCATTTCGGTGGAGTGCCGTTTATCGGCCGAAGCCGCCATGCGGTACCTGATGGGGGTTACGAGGCGCAGCGGTGCCGTCGATTTCTCGCAGGGCGACACGAAAGATATCGGCGTCTACTCAACCCTGTTCGATGTCCTTCCCTTTACCCAAGGCTATGCCATCCGCGCGGTCAACCGGTACCTGAACACGTTCCATGAGAAGGGGGAGCCGAGATGA
- a CDS encoding glycosyltransferase family 2 protein: MKITVFTPAYNRGYILPELYRSLQAQTFADFEWLVIDDGSSDRTPELFKAWEREQNPFSIRYFRVENGGKHRAINKGVNLARGELFFIVDSDDRLTPDALESIAKWEEGLQGNSRFCGVAGNRGADSQHVIGTTFEGEYVDATSLERTRLGITGDKAEVFYTKILRNYRFDEIEGEKFLTESTVWDRMAYDGLKLRWFNHTIYICDYLEDGLTRNMKRIFSENPKGTALYIKQQIKHYNYDLRGRLSNYNLYYDFVGARTGLRKAARYLEIHPLTLLAATCLVRLRKLMLQRP, translated from the coding sequence ATGAAAATAACCGTCTTCACCCCGGCCTATAACCGGGGGTACATCCTTCCCGAGCTGTATCGGTCGCTGCAGGCCCAGACCTTTGCCGATTTCGAATGGCTGGTCATCGACGACGGCTCAAGCGACCGGACGCCTGAACTGTTCAAAGCCTGGGAGCGAGAGCAGAACCCATTCTCGATCCGCTATTTCAGAGTGGAGAACGGGGGCAAGCACCGGGCGATCAACAAGGGAGTGAATCTGGCGAGAGGCGAGCTGTTCTTTATCGTCGATTCGGATGACCGCCTGACGCCGGATGCGCTGGAGAGCATCGCGAAATGGGAGGAGGGGCTGCAAGGCAACAGCCGTTTTTGCGGCGTCGCCGGAAACCGGGGAGCCGATAGCCAGCATGTGATCGGGACCACGTTCGAGGGCGAATATGTGGACGCCACGTCGCTTGAAAGAACCCGGCTTGGCATTACCGGCGACAAGGCCGAGGTTTTTTACACGAAAATCCTTAGAAATTACCGGTTCGACGAAATCGAGGGCGAGAAATTTTTGACGGAATCCACAGTGTGGGACCGCATGGCCTACGACGGGCTGAAGCTGAGGTGGTTTAATCACACCATTTATATCTGCGACTATCTGGAGGATGGACTCACCCGCAACATGAAACGGATATTTTCGGAAAATCCAAAAGGGACGGCTCTTTATATCAAACAGCAGATTAAGCACTATAACTACGATTTAAGAGGAAGGCTCTCCAACTACAACCTGTACTACGATTTCGTGGGAGCAAGGACCGGTCTGAGGAAGGCGGCCCGTTACCTGGAAATTCACCCTTTGACTTTACTTGCCGCCACCTGTCTGGTGAGGCTGAGGAAGCTTATGCTCCAGCGGCCCTAG
- a CDS encoding lipopolysaccharide biosynthesis protein produces MRVKNSIINITAGIGNQLVMTLLSFVSRTVFINSLGIEYLGVNGLFTNILAMLTLAEAGIGTSIMYSLYKPIAENDHVQINKLMRLYRSAYLVIALVVTVLGLSLLPFLDEIVKNTDIPHLYLIYLIFLLNTVTPYLFSYKNSFLNVNQKSYIVTVAYSASSILSTSLKIGILYFTANYILFLIIDSILTIVTSVYLTMTANRKYPYLRQKAAGKLDAGTKGGIIKNVKAIVIQNIGSYLVLGTENILISTFVSVAAVGLYSNYKMLIDIARTFINQVFSNLYHSVGNLVSSESEEKIYSVYKVMLLLSFWLYSLLAILLYLLIEPFIGLWIGGKFLMTGGVLLVLLLLFYERGMRNPISTVKTTAGIFHEDRFVPLAQAVLGLGVSIFLVRQIGIEGVFIGSLFGALAMPFWTTPYLVYKKVFHLPVADYYLKFVTYSLIGISAFFAAYYTSGFIHAGNFPQLIVKGIVAFATVNLIYFAVFHRREEFKYLQGITKVMFGKVTLKFKPHLKNGG; encoded by the coding sequence ATGAGAGTAAAAAACTCCATCATCAACATAACGGCAGGCATCGGCAACCAGCTGGTGATGACCCTGCTGAGCTTTGTATCCCGAACCGTCTTCATTAACAGCCTCGGCATCGAGTATCTGGGCGTGAATGGACTGTTCACGAATATTCTCGCGATGCTGACGCTGGCGGAGGCGGGGATCGGCACAAGCATCATGTACAGTCTCTATAAGCCGATTGCGGAAAATGATCACGTGCAGATTAACAAGCTGATGCGGCTGTACCGCAGCGCCTATCTCGTTATCGCTCTGGTGGTCACGGTGCTGGGCCTGTCCCTGCTCCCTTTTCTGGATGAGATCGTCAAGAACACGGACATCCCGCATCTGTATCTGATCTATCTGATCTTCCTGCTTAATACGGTGACGCCTTATCTTTTCTCCTACAAAAATTCATTCCTGAATGTGAATCAGAAGAGCTATATCGTCACTGTGGCGTACTCCGCATCCTCTATTCTTTCAACTAGTCTCAAAATCGGCATCCTGTACTTTACGGCGAATTACATCCTGTTCCTGATCATCGACAGCATTCTAACTATCGTTACGTCGGTATATCTGACCATGACCGCCAACCGGAAATATCCGTATCTCAGGCAAAAAGCAGCAGGCAAGCTGGATGCGGGAACCAAAGGCGGAATCATCAAAAATGTCAAAGCGATCGTCATCCAAAATATCGGCAGCTATCTGGTGCTCGGGACGGAAAATATTCTGATTTCCACCTTTGTCAGCGTCGCGGCCGTAGGCCTGTATTCCAACTATAAAATGCTGATCGATATCGCCAGAACCTTTATCAACCAGGTGTTCAGCAATTTGTACCACAGTGTCGGGAATCTCGTCTCCAGCGAAAGTGAGGAGAAAATATACAGTGTCTATAAAGTGATGCTGCTGCTCAGCTTCTGGCTGTACTCTCTGCTCGCGATCCTGCTGTATCTCCTGATTGAGCCGTTTATCGGGCTCTGGATCGGCGGAAAGTTCCTGATGACCGGTGGGGTACTCCTTGTCCTGCTGCTGCTGTTCTACGAACGGGGAATGCGCAATCCGATCAGCACGGTGAAGACGACGGCCGGCATTTTTCATGAAGACCGCTTCGTTCCGCTGGCCCAGGCCGTCCTCGGACTAGGGGTTTCCATTTTTCTGGTACGGCAGATCGGCATTGAAGGAGTTTTCATCGGCTCTCTGTTCGGCGCGCTGGCCATGCCATTCTGGACAACACCCTATCTGGTCTACAAAAAAGTGTTCCATTTGCCCGTCGCCGATTATTACCTGAAATTCGTCACTTACTCTTTGATTGGGATAAGCGCTTTTTTTGCGGCGTACTATACAAGCGGTTTTATCCACGCGGGAAATTTCCCGCAGCTGATTGTCAAAGGAATTGTCGCGTTTGCAACCGTCAACCTGATCTACTTCGCGGTCTTTCATCGGAGGGAAGAATTTAAGTACCTTCAGGGCATTACCAAGGTTATGTTCGGCAAAGTCACCTTAAAGTTCAAGCCCCATTTGAAGAACGGAGGATGA
- the galE gene encoding UDP-glucose 4-epimerase GalE, with protein MAILITGGAGYIGSHTAVELLEAGYEIVIVDNFANSHPEAIRRITEITGRTFPFYELDLLDSEGLEDVFARHPIEAVIHFAGLKAVGESMEDPLRYYHTNLLSTLMLCKTMQKYEVFRIVFSSSATVYGAPESVPITEDSPVGATNPYGRTKEMIEHILRDVAVSNPRWGISILRYFNPIGAHKSGRIGEDPNGIPNNLLPYISQVAVGKLAMLSVYGNDYPTADGTGVRDYIHVVDLAQGHLKALERVMERADVEVYNLGTGLGSSVLEMVKAFEKVSGKAIPYRVTERRAGDIAVCYADTSRANEELHWKAVRGLEEMCEDTWRWQSVNPGGYTESELEKAN; from the coding sequence ATGGCCATACTAATTACCGGAGGCGCCGGCTATATCGGCAGCCATACTGCGGTGGAACTGCTCGAAGCGGGATACGAGATTGTTATAGTCGATAATTTTGCCAACAGCCATCCCGAGGCGATCCGTCGGATCACGGAGATCACGGGCCGCACGTTCCCTTTTTATGAGCTCGACTTATTGGACAGTGAAGGGCTGGAGGACGTGTTCGCTCGGCACCCGATCGAAGCGGTCATTCATTTTGCAGGGCTTAAGGCGGTAGGGGAGTCGATGGAAGATCCGCTCAGGTACTATCATACGAATCTGCTGAGTACCTTGATGCTGTGCAAGACGATGCAAAAATATGAAGTGTTCCGGATCGTATTCAGCTCCTCGGCAACCGTATACGGCGCTCCGGAGTCGGTGCCCATTACGGAAGACTCTCCTGTAGGCGCAACTAATCCTTACGGACGGACCAAAGAAATGATCGAGCATATTCTGCGTGATGTCGCGGTGTCCAATCCCCGCTGGGGAATTTCGATTCTGCGTTACTTTAACCCGATAGGAGCGCACAAGAGCGGGCGGATCGGCGAGGACCCGAACGGCATTCCGAACAATCTGCTGCCTTATATTTCCCAGGTGGCCGTTGGCAAACTGGCCATGCTCAGCGTGTACGGGAATGATTATCCTACTGCCGACGGCACGGGCGTAAGAGACTATATTCATGTCGTGGATCTGGCGCAGGGCCATTTGAAGGCGCTAGAGCGGGTTATGGAGCGCGCTGATGTCGAGGTATACAACTTGGGAACGGGCCTGGGCTCAAGCGTACTGGAGATGGTGAAGGCCTTCGAGAAGGTGTCGGGCAAGGCCATACCTTACCGGGTTACCGAGCGAAGAGCGGGCGATATCGCCGTCTGCTACGCGGATACGTCCAGAGCGAATGAAGAATTGCATTGGAAGGCTGTGCGCGGGTTAGAGGAGATGTGCGAAGATACGTGGCGGTGGCAGTCAGTGAATCCGGGAGGCTATACGGAGAGCGAGCTGGAAAAAGCGAATTAA
- a CDS encoding helix-turn-helix domain-containing protein — MIGKRIQQLRKKKNYSLTELSERAGVAKSYLSSIERGIQKNPSIQFLEKVGSVLGITVEEFLHSDPKKEDAEQTDLEWNELIKEAMHSGISKREFRDFLEYNKWRMERR; from the coding sequence ATGATTGGTAAACGAATACAGCAGCTTCGCAAAAAGAAGAATTATTCCCTTACGGAATTGTCCGAAAGAGCCGGAGTCGCCAAATCTTATTTGAGCTCGATCGAACGCGGAATCCAGAAGAACCCCTCCATTCAGTTTCTGGAAAAAGTCGGCTCCGTTCTGGGCATCACCGTGGAAGAATTCCTGCATTCGGACCCGAAGAAGGAAGACGCCGAGCAGACTGATCTGGAGTGGAACGAGTTAATTAAGGAAGCGATGCACTCCGGCATCAGCAAAAGGGAGTTCCGCGACTTTCTGGAATACAACAAATGGAGGATGGAACGCCGTTAA
- a CDS encoding lasso peptide biosynthesis B2 protein — MKLARKLRLLLGLDKTALLSYLEAFLLLGWARTLLFRKFSKVAPSLGERGQETGRESDSALTPSMWRVAHSIQTVSQYTPWDSKCLVRAIAGMKMLERRGIGSTLYLGTAKDEDGKLIAHAWLRSGSHYISGAEVMDRFVVVDKFAKSAGTRSITEVSHDW, encoded by the coding sequence ATGAAGCTGGCCAGAAAGCTCCGGTTGCTGCTTGGCTTGGACAAGACTGCCCTCTTGTCTTATTTGGAAGCCTTTTTACTGCTCGGCTGGGCCCGTACCCTCCTCTTTCGCAAGTTCTCTAAAGTGGCGCCGTCACTTGGCGAAAGAGGGCAAGAGACGGGCCGGGAGAGCGATTCGGCGCTTACTCCCTCCATGTGGCGGGTGGCCCACTCCATTCAGACCGTCAGCCAATACACTCCATGGGACAGCAAATGCCTGGTAAGGGCCATCGCCGGCATGAAAATGCTGGAAAGAAGGGGCATCGGGAGCACCCTATATTTAGGAACGGCCAAAGACGAGGACGGAAAACTGATCGCTCACGCCTGGCTTCGCAGCGGTTCCCACTATATTTCCGGGGCGGAAGTCATGGATCGATTTGTGGTAGTCGACAAATTCGCCAAATCTGCGGGTACCAGATCAATTACGGAGGTCAGCCATGATTGGTAA